One genomic window of Dama dama isolate Ldn47 chromosome 7, ASM3311817v1, whole genome shotgun sequence includes the following:
- the LOC133059824 gene encoding histone H2B type 1-J, whose protein sequence is MPEPAKSAPAPKKGSKKAVTKAQKKDGKKRKRSRKESYSIYVYKVLKQVHPDTGISSKAMGIMNSFVNDIFERIAGEASRLAHYNKRSTITSREIQTAVRLLLPGELAKHAVSEGTKAVTKYTSAK, encoded by the coding sequence ATGCCTGAACCGGCTAAGTCTGCTCCGGCCCCGAAAAAGGGCTCTAAGAAGGCGGTGACCAAGGCGCAAAAGAAAGACGGCAAGAAGCGCAAGCGCAGCCGCAAGGAGAGCTACTCTATCTACGTGTACAAGGTGTTGAAGCAGGTCCACCCGGACACCGGCATCTCGTCCAAGGCCATGGGCATCATGAACTCGTTTGTGAACGACATTTTCGAGCGCATCGCGGGCGAGGCGTCGCGCCTGGCGCATTACAACAAGCGCTCAACTATTACATCCAGGGAGATCCAGACGGCCGTGCGCCTGCTGCTGCCCGGGGAGCTGGCCAAACACGCGGTGTCCGAGGGCACCAAGGCCGTCACCAAGTATACTAGTGCCAAGTAA
- the LOC133059828 gene encoding LOW QUALITY PROTEIN: histone H4 (The sequence of the model RefSeq protein was modified relative to this genomic sequence to represent the inferred CDS: deleted 1 base in 1 codon) gives MSGRGKGGKGLGKGGAKRHRKVLRDNIQGITKPAIRRLARRGGVKRISGLIYEETRGVLKVFLENVIRDAVTYTEHAKRKTVTAMDVVYALKRQGRTLYGFGG, from the exons ATGTCCGGGCGTGGTAAGGGTGGAAAGGGTTTGGGGAAG GGGGGCGCCAAGCGTCACCGCAAAGTTTTGCGAGACAACATCCAGGGCATCACTAAGCCCGCTATTCGCCGCCTGGCTCGGCGTGGAGGAGTCAAGCGCATCTCCGGGCTCATCTATGAGGAGACCCGCGGGGTGCTGAAGGTGTTCCTGGAGAATGTGATCCGGGATGCAGTCACCTACACCGAGCACGCCAAGCGCAAAACTGTCACTGCCATGGACGTGGTCTACGCGCTTAAGCGCCAGGGACGCACCCTCTATGGCTTCGGCGGCTGA
- the LOC133059822 gene encoding histone H2A type 1, producing MSGRGKQGGKARAKAKTRSSRAGLQFPVGRVHRLLRKGNYAERVGAGAPVYLAAVLEYLTAEILELAGNAARDNKKTRIIPRHLQLAIRNDEELNKLLGKVTIAQGGVLPNIQAVLLPKKTESHHKAKGK from the coding sequence ATGTCTGGGCGAGGTAAACAAGGCGGCAAGGCTCGTGCCAAAGCCAAGACACGCTCCTCGCGAGCCGGGCTCCAGTTCCCCGTGGGCCGTGTTCACCGGCTGCTCCGAAAGGGCAACTATGCGGAACGGGTCGGAGCCGGGGCCCCGGTGTACCTAGCGGCGGTGCTGGAGTACCTGACGGCCGAGATCCTAGAGCTGGCGGGCAACGCGGCCCGAGACAACAAGAAGACCCGCATCATCCCGCGCCACCTACAGCTGGCCATCCGCAACGACGAGGAGCTCAACAAGCTGCTGGGCAAAGTCACCATCGCTCAGGGCGGCGTTCTGCCCAACATCCAGGCGGTGCTGCTGCCCAAGAAGACCGAGAGCCACCACAAGGCCAAGGGCAAGTAA
- the LOC133059825 gene encoding histone H2B type 1-K, with amino-acid sequence MPEPAKSAPAPKKGSKKAVTKAQKKDGKKRKRSRKESYSVYVYKVLKQVHPDTGISSKAMGIMNSFVNDIFERIAGEASRLAHYNKRSTITSREIQTAVRLLLPGELAKHAVSEGTKAVTKYTSAK; translated from the coding sequence ATGCCGGAACCAGCGAAGTCCGCTCCAGCCCCGAAAAAGGGCTCCAAGAAGGCGGTGACCAAGGCGCAGAAGAAGGACGGCAAGAAGCGCAAACGCAGCCGCAAGGAGAGCTACTCCGTGTACGTGTACAAGGTGCTGAAGCAGGTCCACCCGGACACCGGCATCTCGTCCAAGGCCATGGGCATCATGAACTCTTTCGTCAACGACATCTTCGAGCGCATCGCCGGCGAGGCATCGCGTTTGGCGCATTACAACAAGCGCTCGACCATCACATCCAGGGAGATCCAGACGGCCGTGCGCCTGCTGCTGCCCGGGGAGCTGGCCAAACACGCGGTGTCTGAGGGCACCAAGGCCGTCACCAAGTACACCAGCGCCAAGTAA
- the LOC133059823 gene encoding histone H2A type 1-H encodes MSGRGKQGGKARAKAKTRSSRAGLQFPVGRVHRLLRKGNYAERVGAGAPVYLAAVLEYLTAEILELAGNAARDNKKTRIIPRHLQLAIRNDEELNKLLGKVTIAQGGVLPNIQAVLLPKKTESHHKAK; translated from the coding sequence ATGTCTGGACGTGGTAAGCAAGGTGGCAAGGCTCGTGCTAAAGCCAAAACCCGCTCCTCGCGGGCTGGACTCCAGTTCCCCGTAGGCAGGGTACATCGCTTGCTCCGCAAAGGCAACTATGCTGAGCGGGTAGGTGCTGGGGCTCCGGTGTACTTGGCGGCAGTGCTGGAGTACCTGACGGCTGAGATTTTGGAGCTGGCGGGCAATGCGGCCCGCGACAACAAGAAAACGCGAATCATCCCGCGTCATTTGCAGCTGGCTATCCGCAACGATGAAGAACTCAATAAACTGCTGGGAAAGGTCACCATTGCTCAGGGTGGTGTCTTACCCAACATCCAGGCCGTGCTACTACCTAAGAAAACTGAGAGCCACCACAAAGCCAAATAA